In the Cylindrospermopsis raciborskii Cr2010 genome, GTTTAAGCCAGTCCAGGATTAATTCTGGAACTGCCATTTCCCTACTTGCTTCCAAATCAAGGGTATTGGCTTCCAGAATATCATCAAAGGAGCATTTTAGTGCCCTGGCCATTGCCAAAACGGCGCGACTCCGTTCCGCACCTTTAGTTGTACCTAATTTGATGGCAGCATGATAAGCACGTTTGGCAATGTTCATGTACTAACAATAAAATCAAGGTCTATAATTGAACCAGGCAATAATTGCAGGTAGAGTGGCTAATAATACCACAATAGTTGCCCAAATAATCATACCTGAACCATTGGTAAATCGGAATGCTAACGGTAACCCAATAATCGCGAATAACAAGATCATGGCTAAAACCATGGGAAATTGATTTTTCCCTAATTTGGGTTGCATTGGGTTCCATTTTCTCCCAGTCCAAGACCAAGTTCGCTTATAGGGGTAATTAGTACAGAGCTGTTCTAGTACATAACCATTACCTTCTACAACAAATATTTGTTGACAGCGATCGCATCCGAAAGCATCCGTTAGGGTGATGGGTACTAGGCGGCCCCGATGCCTGCAGGGACAAGCATGATCCGCATCTAGGTCTATTTTTTCTAGTTTCTGAGGTGGCACGACGAGTGTAAATATCTGTAGCGAGGTTGAGGGGGTGAATTCATTCTGGGTTAAGAACAACATAATTTCAGGAGACCGTTATTAAACTCCAAAGTTTTGAGATTCACGCCTCCTCTAATATATTCTGACTAAAATCAAAACCGCCACATTTCACCAAAATTGAATTGGTGATACTTTTTTCAGAGCGGGTAACGCGATTCGAACGCGCGACATCAACCTTGGCAAGGTTGCGCTCTACCACTGAGCTATACCCGCATATTCAACACACTCCTAATATCTCAGATTTTTGGTAGATTGTCAACCCCTATTTTTAAAAAATTCCTAAATAATAATCCAATAATTTTTGTTCCAGGAATTTAGGATTGGACTGATTTTGCCAGATTGGGGCGCAATTGGCGCATCAAACTAGCCATTTCTATGGCATCCATGGCATAATTCCAACCGTGATTACTTTTAATCCCTGCTCTTTCCAACGCTTGTTGCATGGTATCTGTAGTCAAAATCCCAAAAATCACTGGCACACCAGTTTGAAAGCTGGCTGCAGCAATTCCTTTAGATACTTCAGCGGATACATAATCAAAATGAGGTGTTTGTCCCTTAATTACTGCACCTAGACATATTATTGCATCATAACGTTGAGAAATTGCTAACTGACGCGCCACTGTGGGAATTTCAAAACTACCGGGAACCCAAACATAATCTACTTGATTTCCTTGGGGGTCAGGATTTATCCCATGACGCTTGAGACAGTCTTGGCATCCTTCCAACAGCTTTACAGTCACGAGGTCATTGAAGCGACCAATAACCAGAGCAAACTTTAAAGCTTCCGCTTGAGTAAATGTTCCCTCAAAAACTGCCATTATTGCCTCTTTAAGTAAATATAAAGGATTAAATTTGTTTAACTGTAACTTAGGGTAAAAAGATAGAAGAGTGGATAAGTATAAACAGTTAAGTTAATAACTATCAGCTCCTCTAATCTTTAGATTATGGTTTTTTGTCCATTGGTAATTGTTCTTTAAACCACAAAGAAGTTTAATACACCAACCAAAAGGACTAAAGCAATCCAAATTCCGGAACCGAGCCAAAGGAGCTTTTTGGAATCAACCCAGTTTTGAGGGGTTGCGTAAGCAACAGGAACACCTACCACCAGGACGAAAGAGAACAAAACCAAAGATACTAAAGCAAATTGGAATACTATGGTCATTTTACTTTTCCCAATACACCGAAATCATGACTTGTAAACGGACTGTCGCGTTATCATAGACAGAGTTACATAATTTTATCATCAAATAAATCCCTTATATTGGGAAGTCCCCCCTGTTATGGAAATAATTCTTTGTCACACAACTGCTGATTTTGACGCTTTAGGGGCGGCGGTGGGATTAGCTTGTCTTAAACCAGGTAGTAAAATAGTATTGACTGGAGGAGCCCATCCACCAGTAAGAGACTTTCTCTCCCTATATCGAGATGAGTATCCCCTAATTGAAAAACGTTCTGTCAACTCTGAGCATATTCGCTTCTTAAGCATAGTAGATACCCAACAGCGCAATCGTTTAGGTAAAGTCCAAGCATGGTTAGACCTAGCCAATCTAGTAGAAGTTACAGTTTACGATCATCATATCAATCAAGAGAGTGACATTATTGCCACTAGGTTATATATTAGTGAAGTAGGTGCAACAACCACCCTAATAGTAGAAGAGTTAATTAAAGAGAATATAATTATTAATGCTGCTCAAGCTACAGTGATGGCTTTAGGCATTCATGTAGATACAGGTTCCCTAACCTATGGTCAGTCTACAGCGAGAGATGCAGTAGCATTAGCTTGGTTAATGGAGAGGGGAGCAAATCTAGGAGTAATTGCCACCTATAGAGATCCTGGGTTATCACCAGAAATTCAAAGATTATTAGGTGAATGTTTACAAAGACTAGAATATTTGTGTTGGAGGGGGTACACCATTGCTTGGATGACCCTGAAAACAGATAATTTTGTTCCTGGGCTATCAGGTTTAGCAGCGCAACTGATGCAGTTAACAGAAATTGATGCCTTACTTTTAGCCCATGAATATACATATAACGATGCCGAATTAAGATTAACAGTAATTGGTAGAACCCAAATTCCCCATACTAACCTAAATATATTATTTACCCCATTTGATGGTGGTGGGCATTCTCAAGCAGCATCCTTAAATGTTAAAAACACCAGTTCAGCCATAGTTTTAGAAAACCTATTAGCTGGACTAAAACTGCAAATTCCCCAACCACCCATAGCCAGAGATTTAATGTCTTCTCCTGTGAGAACTATCAGACCAGAAACCACAATTGCTCAAGCTCAAAGAATATTATTACGTTATGGACATTCTGGGTTATCTGTGGTCAATAACCAAGACAAGTTAGTAGGTATTATTTCCCGAAGAGACCTAGATATTGCCCTACATCATGGTTTTGGTCATGCACCGGTTAAAGGGTATATGACCACGGATTTAAAAACCATTACACCCCACACCGAATTACCACAAATCGAGTCCTTAATGGTAACTTATAACATTGGCAGATTGCCAGTTTTAGAAAATGGTAATTTAGTGGGTATTGTCACCAGAACTGACCTTCTCAGACAACTGCACCAACTGGAAATTAAAAATTTGCCATTAGCACCACAGAGTAATGGTCAGGAATTAGATTCAATTAAGTTAAACCTGGAATTAGAACATCGACTTGCTCCCCAATTTTGGCAATTATTAACTAGAGCATCCCAAGCAGCGCAAGCAAGAGGTTGGCATTTGTATTTAGTTGGTGGGGCGGTTAGGGATTTGCTATTAGAGAATGATCCAAGCAACCAATTAATGCTCCATGATATTGACCTAGTAGTAGATGGTTTTCATCAAAGTGCAGATGTGGGAGCTGGAGTAGAATTAGCCAGGGAGCTACAGCAAATTTATCAAAATAGCCGTTTAGAAATTCATGGAGCATTTCAAACTGCGGCGTTATTGTGGCATAAAGATCCGGAATTAGATTGTTTATGGGTAGATATTGCCACAGCTAGAACAGAATTTTATCCTTATCCTGCAGCAAATCCAGAAGTAGAAGCCAGTTCCATTCGGCAAGATTTATATAGAAGAGACTTTACAATTAATGCCATGGCACTAAGATTAACATCTCCCCACTGTGGTGAATTACTAGATTTTTTTGGTGGATTAATAGATTTAAGATCCCGAAAAATTAGAGTTTTGCACCCCAATAGTTTTATTGAAGATCCCACCCGAATTTATCGAGGAGTGCGGTTTGCCATCAGGTTTGGTTTTGCCATTGAACAGCGAACTGCTGAGTACATCCATTATGCCATTAATAGTGGTGTTTATGATAGAACAGTGCAAGAAAATATCAAAACACCAGCTTTGCATACTCGATTGAAAGCTGAATTAAAACTGATTTTACAAGCACCCTATTGGCAATCGGCTTTAAAATTATTAGATCAGTTAGGAGCTTTACAATGTATTCATTATACCTGTAATTTAAATTATGGCATCTTGCGAGAATTGGTTTTATTGGAAAAACTATTGAAAATTCAAGACAGATTTTGGCAACCAGCTCAACAATTACCACCTACTTGGTTAATACGGTTAGAGATATTAATTAGCAGCTTAGAACCAGAGTATGGAAGTAAGGTGGCAGAAAACTTACAATTATCAGACAGCAGTGTAAATAGACTCAAGAAGCTGGGAGCAGCACAGGTAGAAATAAATAGAGAGTTGCCAAATTGTGAATTAGCCAGTGCAATATTTAACCTACTACAAAAATATGACTCCGGAACTTTAATGTTGATAGCTGTAAAAAGTTCCCGAGAGATTAGAAGAAAAATCTGGTATTATTGGAGGGATTTAGTGCATGTTCAACCTTTATTAAAGGGAGATGACTTAAAAAAAATGGGTTACAAACCAGGTCCAATTTTCAAGCATATTTTAGATCATTTATTGATTGCTACTCTGGATGGTAAAATTAAGACTAAGACCCAAGCAATGGAATTTTTAGCTCAAGCTATAAACTCAGACGAATCCAGTTTTTAAAAACTAGATTTACTACACTATGACCTATGACAGAATTGAGTGGCATAATTTTGGCGGGTGGTAAAAGTTCTAGAATGGGCAAAGACAAAGCTCTAATTCCCATTGGGGGAGTCCCTTTGTTAGAAAAGGTCTATCATGTGGCTAAAAGTTGTACTAACAAGATATATGTGGTCACACCCTGGGTGGAAAGATATGAAGATCTATATTTACCAGGATGTGAATTTATTCAAGAGGACCCAAACCATACCCAAGGTCCCCTAGTAGGTTTTGCTAGGGGAATGGAAAAAACAGTCACAGAATGGGTTTTGTTATTAGCTTGTGATTTACCAAATTTGCAAATTCCAGTTTTCCAAGATTGGGTACAGGAATTGGACAATACACAACCCCAAAATATTGCCTGGTTAGCGAAAAACGATTATGGTTGGGAACCTCTTTGCGGTTTCTATCGCACTAGTTGTTTACCCCTACTTTTGGATTTTATTAATCAAGGAGGGCGTTCTTTTCAAGGGTGGCTCAAACTATATCCAGTTGCTACTCTACCCCTATCAACACCACATATATTGTTTAACTGCAATACTCCTGATGATTTAAGGATGGTAACTAAAGAAGATGAACTGGAATAATACCTATTCTTGAGTGGTTAGGGTATTTTTTCTAGGTGGATTATTTCTGGTGTTCAAACTACGAAAATATAAACCACCAACAGTAGTTAACAACAGTAAGTATCCCATTCCTTGTACTAAGTAGAGCTTATCCGTATAACCAAATAAGGATTTGAAAATAATTCCCGGAA is a window encoding:
- a CDS encoding molybdenum cofactor guanylyltransferase is translated as MTELSGIILAGGKSSRMGKDKALIPIGGVPLLEKVYHVAKSCTNKIYVVTPWVERYEDLYLPGCEFIQEDPNHTQGPLVGFARGMEKTVTEWVLLLACDLPNLQIPVFQDWVQELDNTQPQNIAWLAKNDYGWEPLCGFYRTSCLPLLLDFINQGGRSFQGWLKLYPVATLPLSTPHILFNCNTPDDLRMVTKEDELE
- the ribH gene encoding 6,7-dimethyl-8-ribityllumazine synthase: MAVFEGTFTQAEALKFALVIGRFNDLVTVKLLEGCQDCLKRHGINPDPQGNQVDYVWVPGSFEIPTVARQLAISQRYDAIICLGAVIKGQTPHFDYVSAEVSKGIAAASFQTGVPVIFGILTTDTMQQALERAGIKSNHGWNYAMDAIEMASLMRQLRPNLAKSVQS
- a CDS encoding CBS domain-containing protein, producing the protein MEIILCHTTADFDALGAAVGLACLKPGSKIVLTGGAHPPVRDFLSLYRDEYPLIEKRSVNSEHIRFLSIVDTQQRNRLGKVQAWLDLANLVEVTVYDHHINQESDIIATRLYISEVGATTTLIVEELIKENIIINAAQATVMALGIHVDTGSLTYGQSTARDAVALAWLMERGANLGVIATYRDPGLSPEIQRLLGECLQRLEYLCWRGYTIAWMTLKTDNFVPGLSGLAAQLMQLTEIDALLLAHEYTYNDAELRLTVIGRTQIPHTNLNILFTPFDGGGHSQAASLNVKNTSSAIVLENLLAGLKLQIPQPPIARDLMSSPVRTIRPETTIAQAQRILLRYGHSGLSVVNNQDKLVGIISRRDLDIALHHGFGHAPVKGYMTTDLKTITPHTELPQIESLMVTYNIGRLPVLENGNLVGIVTRTDLLRQLHQLEIKNLPLAPQSNGQELDSIKLNLELEHRLAPQFWQLLTRASQAAQARGWHLYLVGGAVRDLLLENDPSNQLMLHDIDLVVDGFHQSADVGAGVELARELQQIYQNSRLEIHGAFQTAALLWHKDPELDCLWVDIATARTEFYPYPAANPEVEASSIRQDLYRRDFTINAMALRLTSPHCGELLDFFGGLIDLRSRKIRVLHPNSFIEDPTRIYRGVRFAIRFGFAIEQRTAEYIHYAINSGVYDRTVQENIKTPALHTRLKAELKLILQAPYWQSALKLLDQLGALQCIHYTCNLNYGILRELVLLEKLLKIQDRFWQPAQQLPPTWLIRLEILISSLEPEYGSKVAENLQLSDSSVNRLKKLGAAQVEINRELPNCELASAIFNLLQKYDSGTLMLIAVKSSREIRRKIWYYWRDLVHVQPLLKGDDLKKMGYKPGPIFKHILDHLLIATLDGKIKTKTQAMEFLAQAINSDESSF
- the psbZ gene encoding photosystem II reaction center protein PsbZ; amino-acid sequence: MTIVFQFALVSLVLFSFVLVVGVPVAYATPQNWVDSKKLLWLGSGIWIALVLLVGVLNFFVV